TTTTGAAGTTCACGTCGGTATTCATCAGCTCATTAAGGTCATAGTTGTTTTTTATTACCCTGTTTATAAGTACTTTGCGGGTAAAAGTGTACCCTTTGTCAAGATACATGGCACCAATAATAGCCTCAAAGGCATCTCCTTTAATGGAGCGGTAAACGTTATTTTTTTCCTGAGTGTGGATGATGAGCTGGTCAATTCCCAGGCGCAGTGATAACTTATTGAGCTGTGCCCGGCTCACAATTTTTGAGCGCATTTCTGTAAGGAAACCTTCGTCTTTATAAGGAAACATCCTGAAAAGGTAATCGGCAACGACATTACTCAGAACAGCATCGCCAAGAAATTCAAGGCGTTCATTGCTGACTCTGATACCATTGTGTAACTCTTCGGCTTGTGATTTATGCCTGAAGGCCAGTTTATACAAAAAAATATTTTCGGGATAGAACCCGAAAATATTTTTTATAGCTTCAAAAAAATGCTTTTCGTGAGAAAGGTAGAATCGAATCGGTCTTATTTTAATGGGAAGCACAGCTTATTCAACAAATTTCTTGAACAGAATAGATGCATTGTGTCCTCCAAAGCCGAATGTATTACTGATAGCCGCATTAACTGTACGGTTCACTGCTTTGTTGAAGGTAAAGTTCAGGGTATTGTTAATCTCCTCATCATCAGTAAAATGATTGATGGTTGGAGGGATAATATTGTTCTGAACGGCAAGGATAGTAGCTACAGATTCAATGGCTCCGGCGGCACCGAGTAAGTGGCCGGTCATTGATTTTGTACTGTTAATATTGATTTTGGGTGCATGTTCGCCAAAAAGAGCTGTAATGGCTTTTATTTCAGCTATATCTCCAAGTGGTGTCGAAGTTCCATGAGTATTGATGTGATCAATATCAGTAAAATTCAATCCCGATTCTTCAATAGCAGAAAGCATAGCTCTGCGTGCGCCGTCTCCATCAGGATGCGGGCTTGTCATGTGGTATGCATCGGCAGTAAGACCACTTCCGACAATCTCACAATAAATTTTGGCACCACGGGCAATTGCGTGTTCAAGTTCTTCAACTACCAGTGCACCAGCACCTTCACCAATTACAAAACCATCGCGGTCTTTGTCAAATGGGCGTGAGGCCGTTTGGGGATCATCATTGCGGGTTGAGATAGCATGCATCGCATTAAATCCTCCTACACCCGAAGCATTCACTGCAGCTTCTGAACCTCCGCAAACAAATGCATCGGCCTTGCCAAGTTTGATGTAATTGTATGCATCAACAATAGCATTGGCCGATGAAGCGCAAGCAGAAACTGTCGCAAAATTCGGACCGCGGAATCCATGTTTAATGGATATATGTCCGGCGGTAATGTCAGCAATCATTTTAGGAATAAAGAAAGGATTAAACCGGGGAGAACCATCTCCTTTGGCATAACTGCTAACTTCTTCCTGAAACGTAAGAAGGCCACCAATACCTGAGGCCCAGATAACACCAATACGGTCGAGATTGAGTTTTTCGGGTACTAGTCCGGCGTCGGCAACAGCCTCATCAGAACTAACCATACCGTACTGGGCGTAGGGATCGTACTTCCGGACTTCCTTCCTGTCAAAATGTGCCAGGGGATCGAAGCCCTTGACTTCGCATGCAAACTGAGTTTTAAACTTGCTTGCATCGAACCGTGTAATACGGTCAGCACCGCTTACTCCATTAATCAAACTGTTCCAGTATGCCGGAACAGTATTGCCTAATGGAGTAAGTGCACCTAGTCCTGTTACTACTACTCGTCGTAACTTCATTCAGGAATTTCCTTATTTAGTGTTGTTTTCGATGTAGGCAACGGCATCACCTACGGTGCCGATTTTTTCGGCCTGGTCATCGGGAATAGCAATGTTGAATTCTTTTTCGAATTCCATGATCAATTCAACAGTGTCCAGAGAATCTGCACCTAAATCGTTGGTAAAACTAGCTTCGGGAGTTACTTCATTTTCATCAACGCCAAGCTTATCAACTATGATAGCTTTAACTCTTGTTGCAATGTCTGACATTTTTTTCTCCTTTTTTGGTTTGAGGGTGCAAAGAAACAAATTATTCAAATACCAAGCAAAAAAATGTGTCTGACCTGCCTTTGTTATTTGCTTAAATGACAGTAAAACAATAATATAGACCAATCTAAATATGATACAAGTGTTTGTGCCCGGTTGGTTAAATGCATGTTATACAACATTCTACGGTTGAATAGACCAAAGTATTAAAATTGCCTTAAAATTTCATTTCTACAACTTTCAGTGGAGTGCTTTCTATGCTTTTCGAACCTAAATTATGATTCATGAGAGTTGTTTCAGGTTGTAAATAACAGAGGCCTTTTTACCATTGGTATTTATATCTGCTCACATTGATAAAACCAGTGATTCAGAGCATAATCATATTTTTTATATTTGTGATATTCAAAAAGATGACCTAAATTTGACTGATTCTGGTTTTCGCAAATGATATACATATGGCTACTTCTGTTGATAATCCATCCGGCAATCCAATTCAAAAGAAAAAGAAAAGAGGTTGCTGTTTTGGATGCCTTATCATTGTGTTGATAGTAATGGCTTTGATCTTAGGTGTTATCGGTTATTTCTGGTATCAAAGCTTTCCCAAAAAGTCGGCGGTTGAGAAAGAGTATCACAACATACCTGAATATTTCGAA
This region of Lentimicrobiaceae bacterium genomic DNA includes:
- the rnc gene encoding ribonuclease III, producing the protein MKIRPIRFYLSHEKHFFEAIKNIFGFYPENIFLYKLAFRHKSQAEELHNGIRVSNERLEFLGDAVLSNVVADYLFRMFPYKDEGFLTEMRSKIVSRAQLNKLSLRLGIDQLIIHTQEKNNVYRSIKGDAFEAIIGAMYLDKGYTFTRKVLINRVIKNNYDLNELMNTDVNFKSKLIEWAQREKKSIEFSVIQEVGTGYHKQYVVDVRVNEEVAGTGQDYSIKGAEQNAAMKAIEFFGINGNPKSSN
- the fabF gene encoding beta-ketoacyl-ACP synthase II, which codes for MKLRRVVVTGLGALTPLGNTVPAYWNSLINGVSGADRITRFDASKFKTQFACEVKGFDPLAHFDRKEVRKYDPYAQYGMVSSDEAVADAGLVPEKLNLDRIGVIWASGIGGLLTFQEEVSSYAKGDGSPRFNPFFIPKMIADITAGHISIKHGFRGPNFATVSACASSANAIVDAYNYIKLGKADAFVCGGSEAAVNASGVGGFNAMHAISTRNDDPQTASRPFDKDRDGFVIGEGAGALVVEELEHAIARGAKIYCEIVGSGLTADAYHMTSPHPDGDGARRAMLSAIEESGLNFTDIDHINTHGTSTPLGDIAEIKAITALFGEHAPKININSTKSMTGHLLGAAGAIESVATILAVQNNIIPPTINHFTDDEEINNTLNFTFNKAVNRTVNAAISNTFGFGGHNASILFKKFVE
- a CDS encoding acyl carrier protein encodes the protein MSDIATRVKAIIVDKLGVDENEVTPEASFTNDLGADSLDTVELIMEFEKEFNIAIPDDQAEKIGTVGDAVAYIENNTK